The genomic region GTCGCTCACACCCAGCTCGCGCATCGCCGCGCCGAGCTCGGCCAGACGGTGCGCGCCGAGAGCCTTGCCCGACAGGTGGGCGAGGCCGGGCGGGATGACCTCGCCGCGCTCACCGAGGGTGCAGGTCACAAGCGTGACCCGGGCGCCCTCGGCCGCGTACCTGGCCATGGTCGCGCCGTTGTTGATCGCCTCGTCGTCCGGGTGCGCGTGCACCAGGAGCAGACGCCGGGAGGGCAGTTCGGTCATGGACCAACCCTACGAGGGGCTGGCGCTCTCCTCGCCACCGCCGGTGGGTTCACACCCCGACGGCTCCCGCAGGGCTCAGGCGTCTTCTCCCGCGTCGGTAAAGATCTCTTCTGCGGATGGCGCGGTGACGGCGCGGGTGAGCAAGCGGCGCAGGAGGTCGGGGTCGTCGCAGCCGGTGACGCGCTCGCGGATCTCGTCGGGGACATCGAGGCCGCGCGTCTCCAGGACGAGCAGGACGTCCTCGGCGGCCGTCTGAACGCGAGCTTCTGCGCGCCCCTCGTCACGCCCCTCGTCACGGATCTCTTCCGAGAGCCAAGACTTGTAGAAGGAGAGGTCCACGGCCATCAGGTTCCTCCAGAGTTCCACGGCCCGGCGGTTGCCGCTCAAGCCTTGTGCGGTGAATTCGATGATGGGGTCTGCGACTGCTTCGGACACCTGCTGCAGGGCGCTGGACAGTGCTTTCAGTATGTCACCGACGTCCGGATCCTTCGCGTGAGTGATGGCGGACAGCGTGGTCAGCGCCAGGTCGGCGCCGGCCTCGTCCGGATCGGTGATCACGGGCATGTTGTGCGGACCCGCCACGAGGGGGCGGAGGGTGAGCGCGGGCCACTGCCGAGGGCTCAGGGATACGGGCCGGGCAGCCCATTCGGCTGTGGCTCGGTCCTGGCAGACGACCAACAGCAGGACCGGGATCTTGTACTTGGCGCACAGGAACGACAAGTAATAGGCCCAGCTGGAGGGCTTGTCAGGGTCCTTCTTGCCCTGCGATTCGATGGCCAGCAGGAACGAGTCCTCACCTGTTGAGCCGTCGCTGTCGAAGCGCAGCAGCGTGTCCACACGGCGCTCGACCGGCCTGGCCTCGGTGAGGTCGGTGGGCATGACCGTGACGGATGCGGGCGGGGCGAAGGTGAGGCCGAGGACCTGGGAGACACCTGTGAACAGTCCCGGGTAATCCTGGAAGATGCGGTGCATCGCCTCATGGGGCGGGCTGACCATGCGGTTCCTTACGTTGTCTTGCACAGATTCAGACGAGTGCGGGTGCAGTGGTCCGGCAGTCGTGGCAGCGGCCCGGCTCTGGTGCGCGGAAGGCGCGGTCGCAGCCGTCGCAGTTCTGGAGTGGGTGCCGGACGCCCGCCGACGGTGGGGTGCGGGCGCGGTATGGGGCTGGCGGCGGCAGCTGCGCGGTGAGGCGGTGGGCCATGAAAGCGGCAGGGCGTCGTAGACCCTCGGGTGGCAGGTCGGCGGTGAGCGCCTGTCGTACGGCGGTGGGGCTGACGTCGCGCTCCAGCCAGGCGGCGACGCCGGGGGCGAGGTGGGCGGTGTCGCAGGCGGAGAGGAGGAGGCACGGGTCGTGGCGGCGGAGTTCCGCGAGGAGGTCGGCGGCGGCCTGGAGGAGGGCGGGGGCGGGGTACGCGGGGCGCGGTACGGCGGGGAGGGGCTTGCGGGGTGCGCGCTTCTTCGGCCTCTCCGGCTTGTCCGGCCCCTCCGGCTTGTCCGGCCCCTCCATCCCCTCGGGCTTCTCCGGCTTCTGTGAAGTGACGGGCCCGTGGTCGGCGGCTTCCGGGCCGTGGTGGCCCGGCTGGTTGCAGGAGATCGTGCGGGTGACGATCCGGCCGCCGGGGATGCGTCGCCGTTCGCGGCGCAGGTAGCCGTGGGCCTCCAACTCGCGCAGGGCGGCGGCGATACGGGTCGCGCCCTCGGGGAAGCGGGCGGCGAGGGTCTTGATGTCGACGCGAACGCCTGCCGGGAGGGACTGGATGTAGACGGCCAGCCCGATCGCGAGACCCGAAAGCTCCGGGTGCTGGGCGAGATGGTTGCCGATCACCGTGAAGCGGGTGGAATGGCGGGCGTTGTCGTGGGTGAGGCCGCCGTGGCCGGAGTCCCGGGAGTCTCCGGAGGCTCCGGAGCGGAGGTGCCGCCGGTTCGGGCGATTGTTGGCGGCATGCCGGGACTGGGCGTGCGGGAGCACGCTAATGTCGTGCGTATCCATCGGGAAGCCTTCTTCTTCCTCGGTGGTCAGGCCCTCGCATTGGGATTGCCGTCCCGGCGGGGGCCGTCGCATGTTTGCGGTTGTGTTGCGCAGAGCGTAGGCCAGGCAACCAGCCGAGAATCCAGTCGAGTTGGTGATGTTCACTCGCGCGAGTGAGAGGCATGCCGACGTGGGCGGGAGGCGGGAGGCGGGAGGCGGGAGGGTAGGGGTGGGGCTTGGTGGGGTCCTTTCACCCTCGTGTTTCTTTGGGAAGAGCGCCCCTGGCACCGGAGCTCGCGTTTCCGCGGTCCGGTACCTGGTCCCGTACGACGTTCACCTCCGCCCAGACCGTCTTGCGTGGGTACGGCCCCAGGGTTACGCCCCAGCGGTCGGCCAGTGCCTCGACGAGGACGAGGCCTCGGCCGGACTCGCTGTCGGGCGCGGGGTCTTGGGGGCGGGGCAGGCGGTCGCCGCAAGTGTCGGTGACCTCGATGCGCAGGGTGTCGCCGACGACGTAGAGGGCGAGCCGGAAGTCCCGGCCGCGAACGCGGCTGTGGGTGGCCGCGTTGGCCGCGAGTTCGGCGACGAGTTGGCGCGCCGGGTCCAACGGGAGTTCCCAGGAGCGGAGTTGCTCGGTGGCGAGCAGGCGGGCGAGGCGGGCTCCGCGTGGCGTGGGTGACAGTTGCACGCTGAAGTTGCGGATGGGGTGGTCGAGTCGGGCCTCGGGGGCGGCGGTTTTCTGGATCACGTCACTCAGAGTGGCCGCCCGCGCCTACCGTGAACAGTGACAACTCCGTTGCGTACGGTGACTGTCCGGTCGTGTCCGGGCTGTCGGCAGCAGCCGTGCGGGTAGGGGGCGTCGTGGCACGGTCGTACGACGGAGGGGTACGGGATGCAGCAGGTGGACGGCAACGCGGTGCGGCTCAAGAGCGAGGCGGACGAGCCGGGTTGGGAGGTGGACCCGGACGACGAGTGGGGCGTGGCGGTCATCGCGACCGTGGGTCGACAGCTGAAGCTGCGACGGGAGGCGGCGGGGATGCGGGCCGCCGAGTTCGGGGTGGCCGTCGGGTACGGCGAGGACATGGTCTACAAGATCGAGGGCGGGACGCGGATCCCTCAGCCCGAGTATCTGGACAAGGCGGACGAGGTGCTGGGGGCCGACGGCTTGATCTCAGCGATGAAGGAGGACGTGAAGAAGGTCCGCTATCCGAAGAAGGTTCGGGAGCTGGGCAAGTTGGAGGCCATGGCGGTCGAGATCGGCGTCTACGAGTGCAACATCGTCGCCGGGTTGTTGCAGACTCCGGAGCATGTGCGGGCCGTGATCGGTGCGGCGCAGCCGCCGTACTCACCGGACGACGTGGAACGCATGGTGGCGGCTCGTCTGGCCCGGCAGTCGGTCTTCGAACGGGACCCGGCTCCGTCGATCCACTTCGTCATGGAAGAGGCATCGCTGCGGCGTCCCATCGGAGGCACAATGGTGTGGCGACAGCAGCTCGAACGCCTTTTGGAAGTGGGGCGGTTGCACAACGTCGTGCTTCAAGTGATGCCGATGAACTGCGAGGTCCACTCCGGTCTGGACGGACGGATCGAGTTGCTGAAGTTCCCGGACGGCACGGCGGTGGGACGTTCCGACGGCGCGTTCAACGGTCGCCCGACCTCGGACCCGAAACGGCTGCGCATCCTTGAACTGCGGTATGGCACCATCCGGGCGCAGGCCCTCCCTCCGCGGGAGTCGCTGATCCTCATCGAGCAACTGCTGGGAGAGACATGATCCGCAAGACCGCTGCCGGGGACGTATCCGAACTGGCGTGGTTCAAGAGCAGCTACAGCGGCGGCAATGACGGCGAGTCCTGCGTCGAGGTGGCGCTGGACTGGTTCAAGAGCAGCTACAGCAGCGGCAGCGAGGGTGACTCCTGCGTCGAACTCGCCACCACCCCAGGAACCGTCCACGTCCGCGACTCCAAGCAGACCAACGGCCCCCGCCTCCAGCTCTCGCCGGAGGCCTGGGCCGACTTCGTGCCGTACGTGTCCGAGGGCTGACCGACCTCGGGGGTTCCGGGCGGCGCGGGTCAGAACTTGAGGTCCCCGATCATGCCCGCGATGTTCGTGGTCAGGTCGTTGATCGTGGGTGCGATCGTCGAGCTGGCCAGGTAGAAACCGAACAGGACACACACGATGGCGTGAGGCGGCTTCAACCCTGATTTCTTGATCAGGATGAAGACGATGATCGCCAGCAGCACCACCGCCGAAATCGAGAGTGCCACGGCGGTTCACCTCCAAGGATCCCAGGGACGCGGGGGGGGTCAGGGGGGTCGGGGGGTTGGGTTGTGGGGGGCAGTAAATCCTTACAACAGCCAGCAGGTTGATACCCACACAGCTGTAGTGATCATAACTATTCGCCCGTGCGCATCGATCGGCGCACGGCCGCACAAGGGGGCGCATGGCCAATATGGTCGGAGCATGACGACCGAGCCTCTCTCCTTTCCGCGCCGGCAGGCGCGCACCCTGCGCTTCACGCTCGGCGCGCCCCGCGCGTTCACCGTGGCGCCCGACGGTTCCCGTGTCGTGTTTCTGCGATCCCCGTCCGGTACGGACCGGGCGAACCAGCTGTGGGTTCTCGATGTGGCAGGCGGCGAGGAGCGTCTCGCCGCGGATCCACGGACGCTGCTCGGGGGCTCCTCGGAGCGGCTGTCGGCGGCGGAGCGGGCCCGGCGCGAGCGCAGCCGCGAGGGCGGGGCGGGCATCATCGGCTACGCCACCGACACGGCCGCGGAGCTGGCCTCCTTCGCTCTGTCGGGGCGGCTCTTCACAGCCGAGTTGCGGGCCGGGACAGCACGTGAACTCCGCGTCCCGGGGTCAGTGTTGGACCCGCGCCCGTCCCCCGACGGACGGCTCGTCGCGTACGTGTCCGGGGGCGCCCTGAGGGTCGTCGGCGCCGAGGGAGAGGACGACAGGGCGCTCGCCGAACCGGAGTCCGACACCGTCACGTACGGGCTCGCCGAGTTCATCGCGGCCGAGGAAATGGGCCGTTCGCGCGGGTTCTGGTGGTCGCCGGAGTCGGACCGGCTGCTGGTCGCGCGCGCCGACGACGCCCCCGTGCGCCGCTGGTGGATCTCCGATCCGGCCCAGCCCGCGCGGGATCCGCAGCAGGTCGCCTATCCGGCGGCCGGGACGGACAACGCGGAGGTACGACTCTTCGTGATCGACCTCGAAGGGGCGCGCACGGAGGTGGTGTGGGACCGGGCCCGCTACCCCTATCTGGCGCGGGTGCACTGGTCTGCGGCCGGAGCACCGCTGCTGCTCGTCCAGGCGCGCGACCAGGCGAGCCAGCTCTATCTGGCCGTCGATCCGGACACCGGGGCGACCCGGATGGTGCACGCGGACGAAGATCCACAATGGCTTGATCTTTTCCCCGGAGTGCCGAGCTGGAGCCCGAGCGGACAGCTCGTACGGATCGCCGACGAGGGCGGGGCGCGGGTGCTCGCCGTCGGTGAACGCCCCCTGACCGGACCGCAGTTGCAGGTACGAGCGGTGCTCGATGTGTCGGACGACGACGTGTTGGTGTCCGCGTCGGCCGGGGCGGCGGCCGTCGCCCCGGAGATCGGCGAGGTGCACGTCTACCGGGTCAACGACCTTGGTGTGGAACGGATTTCATCGGAACCCGGCGTCCACTCGGCGGTCCGCGCGGGCGGCGTGACCGTACTCGTGTCGGCCGTGCCCGACCGGCCGGGCGCCCAGGTACAGGTGCTGCGCGACGGCAAGCGGGCGACGACCGTGGCCTCGTATGCCGAGGACCCCGGGCTGAGCCCGCGCGTGACGCTCGTGGAGGCGGGCGAGCGCCGTGTGCCGTGCGCCGTTCTGCTCCCCACGGGCTACACCGACGGTCCGCTGCCGGTGCTGATGGACCCGTACGGCGGACCGCACGGGCAGCGGGTGCTGGCCGCGCACAACGCGTATCTGACCTCGCAGTGGTTCGCCGACCAGGGGTTCGCCGTGATCGTCGCGGACGGGCGGGGCATGCCGGGTCGCTCGCCCGCCTGGGAGAAGTCGATCAAGGATGATCTCGCGGCGGTCGTCCTCGACGACCAGATCCACGCGCTCCGGGCGCTCGCCGAGCGCTTCCCGCTGGACCTGGACCGGGTGGCGATCCGTGGCTGGTCGTTCGGCGGCTATCTCGCGGGGCTCGCTGTGCTGCGGCGCCCCGACGTCTTCCATGCGGGCGTGGTGGGCGCGCCGGTGACGGACCAGCGGCTGTACGACACCCACTACACCGAGCGGTATCTCGGGGATCCGAACACGCGGCCGGAGGTGTACGCGGCGAACTCGCTGATCGACGACGACGGTCTGGTGGGGGCCGCCGAGCCGGTCCGGCCGATGATGATCGTGCACGGTCTCGCCGACGACAACGTGGTGGTCGCGCACTCCTTGCGACTGTCCTCCGCGCTGCTGGCCGCGGGCCGCCCGCACGAGGTGCTGCCGCTGTCGGGGGTCACTCACATGACCCCGCAGGAGCAGGTCGCGGAGAATCTGCTGCTGCTCCAGGTGGACTTCCTGAAGCGGTCCCTGAACCTGGCGTAGCGAGCCCGCCGCAGCGAGCCTGCCGTGGGCGTGCGACCGGCCGGGGAGACATGGCGCGCCCCGGCCGGTCTACGGCACCCGCACGGCCGTACGTTGTTCAGACTGACGCGTCCGTATATCGGTATCGGGTCAGTGAAGTTGCCTGCGTGTTAACGAAGTTGATGCCTATTTGTCATGCTATTTCGCGTCGTCCATGGGCTCGTCCGGGATCTTGTCCGAGGTCTTGTCCGGGATCTTGTCCACGGGCTCGTCAAGAGCCCGGTCCATCCGCTCCTCCGGTGGGACCACCTGTTTCTCCTCCGCGAAGTGGCATGCCGAGGCATGGGCCGCGGGACCGGTCTCGTACCGGAACTCCGCGGGCACCGCGAGCAGCGGGACCTCGAAGGTGCACCGCTCCTGGGCCTTCCAGCAGCGGGTGCGGAAACGGCAGCCGGAGGGGATGTTCGCCGGTGAGGGCACGTCGCCGAAGAGGATGATCCGCTCCCGGTGCTCACGGGCCTCCGGGTCCGGGACGGGCACCGCGGACAGCAGGGCCTGTGTATAGGGATGCGTCGGGTGGTCGTAGATCTCGGCGTCCTTGCCGATCTCCACGATCCGCCCGAGGTACATCACACCGACCCGGTCGGAGATGTGCCGCACGATCGAGAGGTCGTGCGCGATGAACACGTACGACAGGTCGAACTCGCTCTGGAGCCGGTCCATCAGGTTGATGACCTGGGCCTGGACCGACACGTCGAGGGCGGAGACCGGTTCGTCGGCGACGATGATCTCGGGGCGCAGCGCCAGACCGCGTGCGATGCCGATGCGCTGGCGCTGGCCGCCGGAGAACTGGTGCGGATAGCGGTTGATGTACTCGGGGTTGAGCCCGACCACGTCCAGCAGGTCCTGGACCTTCCGGCGCCGGTCGCCCTTCGGCGCGACCTCGGGGTGGATCTCGTACGGCTCGCCGATGATGTCGCCGACGGTCATCCGCGGGTTGAGCGAGGTGTACGGGTCCTGGAAGACCATCTGGATGTTGCGGCGTACGGCCTTCAGCGCGCGGCCGGAGAGCCGGGAGACGTCCTCGCCCTTGTACGTGATCGCGCCGGCCGTCGGCTTCTCCAGGCTGACCAGCATCCTGGCGACCGTGGACTTGCCGCAGCCGGACTCGCCGACGATGCCGAGGGTCTCGCCGGCGCCGAGCTCGAAGTCGACGCCGTCGACGGCCTTCACCGCGCCGACCTGTTTCTTGAAGACGACGCCCTGGGTGAGCGGGTAGTGCTTGACCAGGCCGCGCACCCGGAGGATCGGGTCAGCCATGGAGGCACTCCCGCCAGAAGTGGCAGGCACTCACGCGGTCCGGGCCCGCCTCGGTCACCTCGGTCACCTCGGTCGCCCCGGTCGCCCCGGTCGCCCCGGTCACCTCGGTCACCTCGGTCACCTCGTACAGCGGCGGTACGTCGGTCCGGCAGACGTCCTGGGCCAGCGGGCAGCGCGGGTTGAAGGCGCAGCCGGGCGGGATGTGCATGAGGTTCGGCGGCAGGCCCTTGATGGCGTACAGCTCCTTGCCCTTCTGGTCGAGCCGCGGGATCGACTCCAGGAGGCCCTTCGTGTACGGGTGCGCCGGGGCCTTGTAGATGTCGTGGACCGGGGCCGACTCGATGATCCGGCCCGCGTACATGACGGAGATCCGGTCGGCGACGTCCGCGACCACGCCGAGGTCGTGGGTGATGAGGATGAGCCCCATGCCGAGCTCGCGCTGGAGCTCGGCGAGCAGGTCCATGACCTGGGCCTGGACGGTGACGTCGAGGGCGGTGGTGGGTTCGTCGGCGATGATCAGGTCCGGTTCGAGGGCCAGCGCCATGGCGATCATGATGCGCTGGCGCATGCCGCCGGAGAACTGGTGGGGGTAGTCGCCGACGCGGGCCGACGCGGCCGGGATGCGCACCCGGTCCATCAGCTCGATCGCCTTGGCCCTGGCGGCCTTCCTGGACATGCCCTGATGGACGGTGAACATCTCGCCGAGCTGGGCGCCGACGCTGAGCACCGGGTTCAGGGAGGACAGCGCGTCCTGGAAGATCATCGCCATCCGGGCGCCGCGGACCTTGCGCCGGTCCTCCTCCTTGTACTTCAGGAGGTCCTCGCCCTGGAAGAGGACCTCGCCCGCGGTGATTTTCCCGGGCGGGGTGTCGAGGATGCCCATGATCGCCTGGGCGGTCACGGACTTGCCGGAGCCGGACTCGCCGAGTACGGCGAGCGTCTCGCCCTCGTCCACGCTGTAGCTGACGCCGTTGACGGCCTTGGCGACCCCGTCCCTGGTTCTGAACTCCACGTGCAGATCGCGTACTTCGAGCAGCACGGCCGTCACCTCAGCTTCGGGTCGAGGGCGTCGCGCACCGCGTCGCCGAGCATGATGAACGCGAGGACGGTGACGGCGAGGGCCCCGGCCGGCCACAGGAGCGCGTGCGGGGCCGTGCGGATGTACTGGGACGCCGAGGAGATGTCGATGCCCCAGCTCACGGTGGGCGGCTTCAGCCCGACCCCGAGGTACGAGAGGGTCGCCTCCAGCGCGATGTACGTACCTAGCGCGATGGTCGCCACGACGATGACCGGGGCGACCGCGTTGGGTGCGATGTGCCGCAGCAGGATCCGGGAGTTGGAGGCGCCCAGCGCCCGGGCCGCCTGGACGTAGTCGTTCTGTCTGGTGGTGATCACGGAACCGCGGGCGATACGGGAGAGCTGCGGCCAGCCGAGCAGCACCATGAACCCGATGACCGGCCAGACCGTGGAGCTGGTGACGACGGACAGCAGCACCAGGCCGCCGAGGACGACGGGGATCGCGAAGAAGATGTCGGTGATCCGGGACAGGATCGCGTCCGACCCCCCGCCGAAGAACCCGGCGAGCCCGCCGAGCAACGAGCCGAGGATCGCGACCCCGAGCGTGGCGCACACTCCGACGGTGACGGACACCCGGGCCCCGTACACCGTGCGGGTGTAGACGTTGCAGCCCTGACCGTTGTAGCCGAAGGGGGCGCCGGGCTGGGAGCCCTCCTGGGCCTTGGCGAGGTCGCACTTGAGCGGGTTGCCGGGGGCGATCACCGAGGGCCACAGGGAGATGAAGACCAGGAAGACGATGATGAGCGCCGAGATGATGAAGACGGGGTTGCGGCGGAGGTCGCGCCAGGCGTCGGACCACAGGGAACGCGGCTTCTCTGAAGGCTCCGGTCCGCCCGGGGTCTTCTCCAGCGAGGTGGCCTCCTGCGTGGCCAGGTCCATCGCGCCGCCCATGCCTGTCGCGGCGATGGCGCCGTCCTCCGGGGCGCGGCCCCCACCCGACATGTGCGGCTCCCGCGGCATCGGCTCCGGCGGCATCGGTTCAGGCATAGCGGATCCTCGGGTCGAGTACGGCGTACAGGAGGTCGACCAGCAGGTTGGCCACCAGGAAGACGAGCACGAGGACGGTCACGAAGCCGACGACGGTCTGGGTGTTCTGGCGCAGGATGCCCTGGTAGAGCTGGAAGCCGACGCCGTGGATGTTGAAGATGCGCTCGGTGACGATCGCGCCGCCCATCAGCGCGCCGATGTCGGTGCCGATGAAGGTGACCACCGGGATCAGCGAGTTGCGCAGCAGATGCCGGGTGACGACCCGGCGCCGGGGAAGGCCCTTGGCGACGGCCGTACGGACGTAGTCGGCGCGCCGGTTCTCCGCGATGGAGGTGCGGGTCAGCCGGGTCACGTACGCGAGGGAGACGGACGCGAGCACCAGTCCCGGCACGATCAGCTCGTCGAAGGGGGCCTCCGGGGAGACGGACGGACTGATCCAGCCCCATTCGACGCCCAGCAGCAACTGGAGCAGCAGACCGGTGACGAAGATCGGCACCGAGATGACGACGAGGGTGCCCAGCAGGACCCCGGTGTCGACGGGACGGCCGCGGCGCAGTCCGGTGACGACGCCGAACGTGATGCCGATGACGATCTCGAAGAAGATCGCGACGATCGTGAGCCGGATGGTGACCGGGAAGGCGGTCGCCATCAGCTCGGTGACCTCCTGCCCGTTGAACGCGGTGCCGAAGTCGCCGGTGAAGACGTTGGCCATGTAGGTCACGTATTGCTGCCACACGGGCTTGTCGAGGCCGAACTCCTTGCGCAGCTGGGCGGCCGTGGCGGGGTCGCACTGCCGGTCGCCGCACAGGCCCGCGATGGGGTCGCCCATCACGTTCACCATCAGGAAGATCAACAGGGTGGCGCCGAAGAAGACCGGGATCATCTGCAGCAGACGCCGGATCACGTACCGTCCCATGAGGGCTCCGGAGGTAGGCGGGGGCACCCGGTACCGGCCACCCGTGGGTCGACGGGTGGCCGGTACCGGGTGCCCCCGCGGGCTCAGCTGACCTTGATCTCGTTGTAGACCGGGACGCTGAACTGGTTGAGCGCCACGTCGGAGACCTGCTCCGAGTAGCCCGCGCTGCCGTTCTGGTACCAGAGCGGGATGGCGCCCATGTCGTCCCGCAGGACCTCCTCGGCCTGC from Streptomyces sp. NBC_00878 harbors:
- a CDS encoding ABC transporter ATP-binding protein, yielding MADPILRVRGLVKHYPLTQGVVFKKQVGAVKAVDGVDFELGAGETLGIVGESGCGKSTVARMLVSLEKPTAGAITYKGEDVSRLSGRALKAVRRNIQMVFQDPYTSLNPRMTVGDIIGEPYEIHPEVAPKGDRRRKVQDLLDVVGLNPEYINRYPHQFSGGQRQRIGIARGLALRPEIIVADEPVSALDVSVQAQVINLMDRLQSEFDLSYVFIAHDLSIVRHISDRVGVMYLGRIVEIGKDAEIYDHPTHPYTQALLSAVPVPDPEAREHRERIILFGDVPSPANIPSGCRFRTRCWKAQERCTFEVPLLAVPAEFRYETGPAAHASACHFAEEKQVVPPEERMDRALDEPVDKIPDKTSDKIPDEPMDDAK
- a CDS encoding ABC transporter ATP-binding protein — translated: MLLEVRDLHVEFRTRDGVAKAVNGVSYSVDEGETLAVLGESGSGKSVTAQAIMGILDTPPGKITAGEVLFQGEDLLKYKEEDRRKVRGARMAMIFQDALSSLNPVLSVGAQLGEMFTVHQGMSRKAARAKAIELMDRVRIPAASARVGDYPHQFSGGMRQRIMIAMALALEPDLIIADEPTTALDVTVQAQVMDLLAELQRELGMGLILITHDLGVVADVADRISVMYAGRIIESAPVHDIYKAPAHPYTKGLLESIPRLDQKGKELYAIKGLPPNLMHIPPGCAFNPRCPLAQDVCRTDVPPLYEVTEVTEVTGATGATGATEVTEVTEAGPDRVSACHFWRECLHG
- a CDS encoding DUF397 domain-containing protein, which gives rise to MIRKTAAGDVSELAWFKSSYSGGNDGESCVEVALDWFKSSYSSGSEGDSCVELATTPGTVHVRDSKQTNGPRLQLSPEAWADFVPYVSEG
- a CDS encoding S9 family peptidase → MTTEPLSFPRRQARTLRFTLGAPRAFTVAPDGSRVVFLRSPSGTDRANQLWVLDVAGGEERLAADPRTLLGGSSERLSAAERARRERSREGGAGIIGYATDTAAELASFALSGRLFTAELRAGTARELRVPGSVLDPRPSPDGRLVAYVSGGALRVVGAEGEDDRALAEPESDTVTYGLAEFIAAEEMGRSRGFWWSPESDRLLVARADDAPVRRWWISDPAQPARDPQQVAYPAAGTDNAEVRLFVIDLEGARTEVVWDRARYPYLARVHWSAAGAPLLLVQARDQASQLYLAVDPDTGATRMVHADEDPQWLDLFPGVPSWSPSGQLVRIADEGGARVLAVGERPLTGPQLQVRAVLDVSDDDVLVSASAGAAAVAPEIGEVHVYRVNDLGVERISSEPGVHSAVRAGGVTVLVSAVPDRPGAQVQVLRDGKRATTVASYAEDPGLSPRVTLVEAGERRVPCAVLLPTGYTDGPLPVLMDPYGGPHGQRVLAAHNAYLTSQWFADQGFAVIVADGRGMPGRSPAWEKSIKDDLAAVVLDDQIHALRALAERFPLDLDRVAIRGWSFGGYLAGLAVLRRPDVFHAGVVGAPVTDQRLYDTHYTERYLGDPNTRPEVYAANSLIDDDGLVGAAEPVRPMMIVHGLADDNVVVAHSLRLSSALLAAGRPHEVLPLSGVTHMTPQEQVAENLLLLQVDFLKRSLNLA
- a CDS encoding ABC transporter permease, translating into MGRYVIRRLLQMIPVFFGATLLIFLMVNVMGDPIAGLCGDRQCDPATAAQLRKEFGLDKPVWQQYVTYMANVFTGDFGTAFNGQEVTELMATAFPVTIRLTIVAIFFEIVIGITFGVVTGLRRGRPVDTGVLLGTLVVISVPIFVTGLLLQLLLGVEWGWISPSVSPEAPFDELIVPGLVLASVSLAYVTRLTRTSIAENRRADYVRTAVAKGLPRRRVVTRHLLRNSLIPVVTFIGTDIGALMGGAIVTERIFNIHGVGFQLYQGILRQNTQTVVGFVTVLVLVFLVANLLVDLLYAVLDPRIRYA
- a CDS encoding helix-turn-helix domain-containing protein — translated: MDTHDISVLPHAQSRHAANNRPNRRHLRSGASGDSRDSGHGGLTHDNARHSTRFTVIGNHLAQHPELSGLAIGLAVYIQSLPAGVRVDIKTLAARFPEGATRIAAALRELEAHGYLRRERRRIPGGRIVTRTISCNQPGHHGPEAADHGPVTSQKPEKPEGMEGPDKPEGPDKPERPKKRAPRKPLPAVPRPAYPAPALLQAAADLLAELRRHDPCLLLSACDTAHLAPGVAAWLERDVSPTAVRQALTADLPPEGLRRPAAFMAHRLTAQLPPPAPYRARTPPSAGVRHPLQNCDGCDRAFRAPEPGRCHDCRTTAPALV
- a CDS encoding ABC transporter permease codes for the protein MSGGGRAPEDGAIAATGMGGAMDLATQEATSLEKTPGGPEPSEKPRSLWSDAWRDLRRNPVFIISALIIVFLVFISLWPSVIAPGNPLKCDLAKAQEGSQPGAPFGYNGQGCNVYTRTVYGARVSVTVGVCATLGVAILGSLLGGLAGFFGGGSDAILSRITDIFFAIPVVLGGLVLLSVVTSSTVWPVIGFMVLLGWPQLSRIARGSVITTRQNDYVQAARALGASNSRILLRHIAPNAVAPVIVVATIALGTYIALEATLSYLGVGLKPPTVSWGIDISSASQYIRTAPHALLWPAGALAVTVLAFIMLGDAVRDALDPKLR
- a CDS encoding helix-turn-helix transcriptional regulator; the protein is MQQVDGNAVRLKSEADEPGWEVDPDDEWGVAVIATVGRQLKLRREAAGMRAAEFGVAVGYGEDMVYKIEGGTRIPQPEYLDKADEVLGADGLISAMKEDVKKVRYPKKVRELGKLEAMAVEIGVYECNIVAGLLQTPEHVRAVIGAAQPPYSPDDVERMVAARLARQSVFERDPAPSIHFVMEEASLRRPIGGTMVWRQQLERLLEVGRLHNVVLQVMPMNCEVHSGLDGRIELLKFPDGTAVGRSDGAFNGRPTSDPKRLRILELRYGTIRAQALPPRESLILIEQLLGET
- a CDS encoding ATP-binding protein, with product MIQKTAAPEARLDHPIRNFSVQLSPTPRGARLARLLATEQLRSWELPLDPARQLVAELAANAATHSRVRGRDFRLALYVVGDTLRIEVTDTCGDRLPRPQDPAPDSESGRGLVLVEALADRWGVTLGPYPRKTVWAEVNVVRDQVPDRGNASSGARGALPKETRG